A region of Vitis vinifera cultivar Pinot Noir 40024 chromosome 15, ASM3070453v1 DNA encodes the following proteins:
- the LOC100264423 gene encoding pyruvate dehydrogenase E1 component subunit alpha-3, chloroplastic codes for MASSFLSSGIIQPLPLRSPDKPQTLFDHLKTTSTFLGSTSKLRSVSLSKPNLPNPHRRSTVVAVSDVLKEKKTKSAASSSQLLITREEGLELYEDMVLGRAFEDMCAQMYYRGKMFGFVHLYNGQEAVSTGFIKLLKKEDCVVSTYRDHVHALSKGVPARAVMSELFGKATGCCRGQGGSMHMFSKEHNVLGGFAFIGEGIPVATGAAFTSKYKREVLKEDCDEVTLAFFGDGTCNNGQFFECLNMASLWKLPIVFVVENNLWAIGMSHLRATSDPEIWKKGPAFGMPGFHVDGMDVLKVREVAKEAIQRARRGEGPTLVECETYRFRGHSLADPDELRDPAEKAHYAARDPLTALKKYIFDNKLASEAELKAIEKKIDEVVEESVEFADASPPPPRSQLLENVFADPKGFGIGPDGSYRCEDPKFTEGTAHV; via the exons ATGGCTTCTTCTTTCCTATCTTCGGGGATCATTCAGCCCCTCCCCCTCAGATCTCCTGACAAGCCACAAACCCTCTTCGATCATCTCAAGACCACCTCCACTTTCCTTGGATCTACCTCTAAACTCCGctctgtttctctctctaagcCAAATCTCCCCAACCCCCACCGTCGATCCACCGTCGTTGCTGTTTCCGATGTCCTCAAGGAAAAGAAGACCAAATCGGCTGCCTCCTCTTCCCAACTG CTGATTACGAGGGAGGAAGGGTTGGAGCTGTATGAAGACATGGTATTGGGTAGAGCTTTTGAGGACATGTGTGCTCAGATGTACTACAGGGGCAAAATGTTTGGCTTTGTTCATCTCTACAATGGCCAAGAGGCCGTGTCCACTGGCTTTATCAAGCTGTTGAAGAAGGAAGATTGTGTGGTGAGTACTTACCGCGATCACGTTCACGCGCTGAGTAAAGGAGTGCCTGCTCGTGCTGTGATGAGCGAGCTCTTCGGCAAGGCCACTGGGTGTTGCCGAGGGCAAGGTGGGTCCATGCACATGTTCTCGAAAGAACACAATGTTCTTGGTGGGTTTGCCTTCATTGGTGAGGGCATTCCGGTTGCCACAGGGGCTGCATTCACTTCAAAGTATAAGAGGGAGGTTCTGAAGGAGGATTGTGATGAGGTGACCTTGGCATTTTTCGGAGATGGGACTTGCAACAATGGGCAGTTCTTTGAGTGTTTGAATATGGCTTCCTTGTGGAAATTGCCCATTGTGTTTGTTGTGGAGAATAATTTGTGGGCAATTGGGATGTCGCATTTGAGGGCAACTTCGGATCCGGAGATTTGGAAGAAGGGGCCGGCTTTTGGGATGCCAGGATTTCATGTGGATGGGATGGATGTGTTGAAGGTGAGGGAAGTAGCTAAAGAGGCAATTCAAAGGGCTAGGAGAGGAGAAGGACCAACTCTGGTGGAATGTGAGACATATAGGTTTAGAGGACACTCTTTGGCTGATCCTGATGAGCTCCGTGACCCTG CTGAGAAGGCTCATTATGCTGCTAGAGATCCCCTCACAGCCTTGAAGAAATACATCTTTGACAACAAGCTGGCCAGTGAGGCAGAATTGAAGGCAATAGAGAAGAAGATAGATGAGGTGGTGGAGGAGTCTGTTGAGTTTGCAGATGCAAGCCCTCCTCCACCTCGCAGCCAGCTACTGGAAAATGTGTTTGCAGATCCAAAAGGCTTTGGAATTGGACCTGATGGGAGTTACAGATGCGAGGATCCCAAATTCACTGAAGGCACCGCTCATGTCTAA
- the LOC104881854 gene encoding 29 kDa ribonucleoprotein A, chloroplastic isoform X2 — MWTCSPSDHHPNINQTIHLLALVCRTMASASLLSSSSSSSSILCKSTPTAPKRYVSSSLPSSIHFAHPKLSCSISISLSRTRFSTVVAVAAEDINTDDSSPQESKSSVRPCELYVCNLPRSCGISELLSMFKPHGTVQSIEVCRNAETGVSRGSGYVTMSSMREAKAAIAALDGSDVGGREMRVRFSTDMNFRRRNSEALNSAPMRNLIFESPYKLYVGNLAWAIKPEDLRNHFSQFGTVVSARVVHDRKAGKHRAYGFLSFSSAAECEAAMSLNGKEFRGRSLVVSAGMKRVES; from the exons ATGTGGACCTGCAGCCCATCGGATCATCATCCAAATATAAATCAAACAATCCATTTACTGGCTTTGGTTTGCAGGACAATGGCCTCAGCTTCCTTActatcctcttcttcttcttcctcctccatCCTCTGTAAATCCACACCCACCGCACCAAAGCGTTATGTTTCGTCCTCGTTGCCCTCTTCAATCCATTTCGCCCACCCGAAACTTTCCTGCTCAATTTCCATCTCCCTCTCCAGGACCAGATTTTCCACAGTCGTTGCGGTGGCCGCGGAAGATATCAACACAGATGACAGTTCTCCCCAAGAATCGAAGAGTTCTGTGAGACCTTGTGAACTGTACGTGTGTAACCTTCCGAGAAGCTGTGGCATTTCGGAGCTTCTCAGTATGTTTAAACCTCATGGAACAGTTCAATCTATTGAG gTTTGCCGGAACGCGGAGACCGGAGTGAGCCGGGGATCTGGGTATGTTACGATGAGCTCCATGAGGGAAGCCAAAGCTGCAATTGCTGCTTTAGATGGATCT GATGTGGGCGGGCGTGAAATGCGGGTTAGGTTTTCAACTGACATGAATTTCAGGCGGAGGAACAGCGAGGCTCTGAATTCAGCACCCATGAGGAATCTGATATTTGAAAGCCCGTACAAACTGTATGTTGGGAATCTGGCTTGGGCTATTAAACCTGAGGACTTGAGGAATCATTTTAGCCAGTTTGGAACTGTGGTGAGCGCAAGAGTAGTCCACGATCGAAAAGCAGGAAAGCACCGTGCTTATGGCTTTCTCTCCTTCTCTTCAGCTGCAGAATGTGAAGCTGCCATGTCTCTGAATGGAAAG GAATTTCGTGGTAGGTCGCTAGTAGTCAGTGCAGGCATGAAAAGGGTCGAGTCTTGA
- the LOC104881854 gene encoding 29 kDa ribonucleoprotein A, chloroplastic isoform X1 — translation MWTCSPSDHHPNINQTIHLLALVCRTMASASLLSSSSSSSSILCKSTPTAPKRYVSSSLPSSIHFAHPKLSCSISISLSRTRFSTVVAVAAEDINTDDSSPQESKSSVRPCELYVCNLPRSCGISELLSMFKPHGTVQSIEVCRNAETGVSRGSGYVTMSSMREAKAAIAALDGSLQHLSLSLSIKESFTRLSPAVKDVGGREMRVRFSTDMNFRRRNSEALNSAPMRNLIFESPYKLYVGNLAWAIKPEDLRNHFSQFGTVVSARVVHDRKAGKHRAYGFLSFSSAAECEAAMSLNGKEFRGRSLVVSAGMKRVES, via the exons ATGTGGACCTGCAGCCCATCGGATCATCATCCAAATATAAATCAAACAATCCATTTACTGGCTTTGGTTTGCAGGACAATGGCCTCAGCTTCCTTActatcctcttcttcttcttcctcctccatCCTCTGTAAATCCACACCCACCGCACCAAAGCGTTATGTTTCGTCCTCGTTGCCCTCTTCAATCCATTTCGCCCACCCGAAACTTTCCTGCTCAATTTCCATCTCCCTCTCCAGGACCAGATTTTCCACAGTCGTTGCGGTGGCCGCGGAAGATATCAACACAGATGACAGTTCTCCCCAAGAATCGAAGAGTTCTGTGAGACCTTGTGAACTGTACGTGTGTAACCTTCCGAGAAGCTGTGGCATTTCGGAGCTTCTCAGTATGTTTAAACCTCATGGAACAGTTCAATCTATTGAG gTTTGCCGGAACGCGGAGACCGGAGTGAGCCGGGGATCTGGGTATGTTACGATGAGCTCCATGAGGGAAGCCAAAGCTGCAATTGCTGCTTTAGATGGATCT CTTCAGCATTTATCCTTATCATTATCAATCAAAGAATCATTCACAAGATTATCTCCTGCTGTGAAGGATGTGGGCGGGCGTGAAATGCGGGTTAGGTTTTCAACTGACATGAATTTCAGGCGGAGGAACAGCGAGGCTCTGAATTCAGCACCCATGAGGAATCTGATATTTGAAAGCCCGTACAAACTGTATGTTGGGAATCTGGCTTGGGCTATTAAACCTGAGGACTTGAGGAATCATTTTAGCCAGTTTGGAACTGTGGTGAGCGCAAGAGTAGTCCACGATCGAAAAGCAGGAAAGCACCGTGCTTATGGCTTTCTCTCCTTCTCTTCAGCTGCAGAATGTGAAGCTGCCATGTCTCTGAATGGAAAG GAATTTCGTGGTAGGTCGCTAGTAGTCAGTGCAGGCATGAAAAGGGTCGAGTCTTGA
- the LOC100259252 gene encoding LOW QUALITY PROTEIN: conserved oligomeric Golgi complex subunit 4 (The sequence of the model RefSeq protein was modified relative to this genomic sequence to represent the inferred CDS: substituted 1 base at 1 genomic stop codon), whose translation MKMHRVLLHSYRTAMAAPFHLVLLPRTPWRTLYSSSTHQQQQHQHKQEPHVKPSPIGSPSRVQKLIASQSDPLLAKEIFDLASLQPNFKHSYSSFHILILKLGWARQFSLMQDLLMRLKSEQYSINPSLFSDIIEIYGEANLPDQALKTFHSMLQFHSKPLPKHLNRLLQLLVSHRNYIRPAFDLFKSAHRYGVSPDTKSYNILMSAFCFNGDLSIAYTLFNQMFKRDVAPDVESYRILMQGLCRKSQVNRAVDLLEDMLNKGYVPDALSYTTLLNSLCRKKKLKEAYKLLCRMKVKGCNPDIVHYNTVILGFCREGRGLDACKVLEDMPSNGCSPNLMSYGTLVSGLCDQGLYDEAKNYVEEMLSKGFSLHFSVFHALINGFCNVGKLEEACEVLREMLRHGEAPHTETWVAIIPRICEVDKLVRMENIFDEALKLEITPNTRLVEAGIGLEEYVIRKVRDKSRKAXLVTMSMSSSSLSSTMDAPAEDQVTAALRLGTPEALDQVRKLTDVGAMTRILHECIAYQRALELELDNLLSQRTDLDKQLSNLQKSAQVLDIVKADSDHILTNVRSTCDLADQVSGKVRELDLAQSRVNSTLSRIDAIVERGNCIEGVQKALETEDYESAAKYVQTFLRIDSEYKDSGSDQREQLMASKKQLEGIVRKRLAAAVDQRDHPTILRFVRLFSPLNLEEEGLQMYVNYLKKVIGMRSRLEYEHLVELMEQSSGNQSNVNFVGCLTNLFKDIVLAVQENSEILRSLCGEDGIVYAICELQEECDSRGSSILKKYLDYRKLARLTSEINSYKNRLSVGAAEGPDPREIELYLEEILSLMQLGEDYTEFMVSTIKGLSSVDPELGPRATKAFRNGNFSRSIQDITGYYVILEGFFMVENVRKAINIDEHVPDSLTTSMVDDVFYVLQSCLRRAISTSNINSVLALLSGSISLLGNEYQEALQQKMREPNLGAKLFLGGVGVQKTGTEIATALNNMDVSSEYVLKLRHEIEEQCAEVFPTPADREKVKSCLSELGEMSNIFKQTLNAGMEQLVATVTPRIRPVLDSVGTISYELSEAEYADNEVNDPWVQRLLHAVETNATWLQPVMTANNYDSFVHLIIDFIAKRLEVIMMQKRFSQLGGLQLDRDARALVHHFSSMTQRTVRDKFARLTQMATILNLEKVSEILDFWGENSGPMTWRLTPAEVRRVLGLRIDFKPEAIAALKL comes from the exons ATGAAAATGCACCGAGTTTTGCTTCACTCTTATAGAACTGCAATGGCTGCCCCTTTCCATTTGGTTCTTCTCCCAAGGACCCCATGGCGCACTCTTTATTCTTCATCAACCCACCAGCAACAACAACATCAACATAAACAAGAACCTCATGTGAAACCTTCCCCAATTGGGTCCCCATCtcgagtccaaaagcttatagCCTCTCAATCAGACCCTcttcttgcaaaagaaattttcgACTTAGCTTCCCTTCAACCCAATTTCAAGCACTCTTACTCTTCCTTCCACATTCTGATCCTTAAACTTGGTTGGGCTCGTCAATTCTCTCTCATGCAAGACCTCCTCATGCGCCTTAAATCTGAACAGTACTCTATCAATCCATCCCTATTTTCTGACATTATTGAGATCTATGGTGAAGCCAATTTGCCTGATCAAGCCCTCAAGACCTTCCACTCTATGCTTCAATTTCACTCTAAGCCGCTGCCCAAACACTTGAATCGCCTTCTTCAATTGCTTGTTTCTCACCGTAACTATATCCGCCCTGCTTTTGATCTCTTTAAGTCAGCTCACCGATATGGGGTTTCACCCGACACTAAGTCCTATAACATTCTAATGAGTGCCTTTTGTTTTAATGGGGATCTTAGTATTGCATACACTCTGTTCAATCAAATGTTTAAGAGAGATGTTGCACCAGATGTGGAATCGTATCGGATTTTAATGCAGGGATTGTGTAGGAAGAGTCAGGTGAATCGAGCAGTTGATTTATTGGAAGATATGTTAAACAAGGGGTACGTTCCAGATGCTTTGAGTTACACAACTTTGTTGAATAGTTTGTGTAGGAAGAAGAAGCTTAAGGAGGCATACAAGCTTCTCTGTAGGATGAAGGTTAAAGGGTGCAATCCCGACATTGTTCATTACAATACTGTTATCTTGGGATTCTGCAGGGAAGGACGCGGTCTTGATGCATGTAAGGTTCTTGAGGATATGCCTTCAAATGGCTGCTCTCCGAATTTGATGTCTTATGGGACTTTGGTTAGTGGGTTATGTGATCAGGGGTTGTATGATGAGGCAAAGAATTATGTGGAGGAAATGTTGTCAAAGGGGTTTTCTCTACATTTCTCAGTCTTTCATGCTTTAATTAATGGGTTTTGTAATGTTGGTAAGCTTGAGGAAGCTTGTGAGGTGCTGAGGGAAATGCTGAGGCATGGGGAAGCGCCACATACAGAGACCTGGGTGGCTATTATACCTAGGATTTGTGAGGTCGACAAGTTGGTGAGAATGGAGAATATTTTTGATGAAGCCTTGAAGTTAGAGATTACACCTAATACAAGATTAGTGGAGGCAGGTATTGGCTTGGAGGAGTATGTGATCAGGAAGGTAAGAGATAAATCAAGGAAGGCTTGATT AGTCACGATGTCCATGTCGTCGTCGTCGTTATCGTCGACGATGGATGCTCCGGCCGAAGACCAAGTCACCGCCGCCTTACGATTGGGCACGCCGGAGGCACTGGACCAGGTCCGCAAGCTGACGGACGTCGGAGCCATGACTCGGATCCTCCATGAATGCATCGCTTACCAGCGTGCCCTAGAGCTCGAACTTGACAACCTCCTCTCCCAACGCACAGATCTCGACAAGCAACTCTCCAATCTCCAGAAATCTGCTCAAGTTCTTGACATCGTCAAGGCCGATTCCGACCACATACTCACCAACGTTCGGTCCACTTGCGATCTCGCCGACCAGGTCAGTGGCAAGGTCCGCGAGCTCGATCTCGCTCAATCTCGAGTGAATTCCACACTTTCTCGCATCGATGCGATTGTAGAGAGAGGTAATTGCATCGAGGGGGTTCAGAAGGCGCTGGAGACTGAAGATTATGAGTCTGCCGCCAAGTATGTGCAGACATTTCTCCGAATCGATTCTGAGTATAAGGATTCTGGATCGGATCAGAGGGAGCAGCTCATGGCATCCAAGAAGCAGCTTGAAGGAATTGTGAGGAAGAGGTTAGCGGCAGCTGTCGATCAGCGGGACCACCCCACCATTCTCCGATTCGTTCGGCTTTTCTCGCCTCTAAATTTGGAGGAAGAAGGATTGCAAATGTATGTGAATTATCTGAAGAAAGTTATTGGTATGAGATCTAGGCTTGAGTACGAACATTTGGTAGAACTGATGGAACAATCCTCCGGAAATCAAAGCAATGTCAATTTTGTTGGTTGCCTCACAAATTTGTTCAAAGATATTGTTCTTGCTGTCCAAGAAAATAGTGAGATTCTTCGCAGTCTTTGTGGTGAGGATGGAATTGTGTATGCCATTTGCGAGCTTCAAGAAGAGTGTGATTCGCGAGGATCTTCCATTTTGAAGAAGTACCTGGATTACAGGAAATTAGCTAGATTGACTTCTGAGATTAATTCTTACAAAAACCGGCTCTCTGTTGGGGCTGCTGAGGGACCCGATCCCAGAGAGATTGAGTTGTATTTGGAAGAGATATTGTCCTTGATGCAGTTAGGCGAGGACTACACAGAATTCATGGTGTCCACTATTAAGGGGTTGAGTTCAGTTGATCCGGAATTGGGTCCACGTGCTACTAAGGCttttagaaatggaaacttTAGTAGATCAATTCAAGATATAACTGGATACTATGTTATTCTTGAGGGGTTCTTCATGGTGGAGAATGTGAGGAAAGCTATCAACATTGATGAGCATGTGCCAGATAGTCTCACCACCTCAATGGTGGATGATGTGTTCTATGTTTTGCAGAGTTGCTTGCGAAGGGCGATATCAACTTCAAATATAAACTCAGTGCTTGCACTTCTTAGTGGTTCAATTAGTTTGTTGGGTAATGAATACCAGGAAGCACTGCAACAGAAAATGAGAGAGCCTAATCTTGGAGCAAAGCTGTTCTTGGGTGGTGTTGGTGTGCAAAAGACTGGGACTGAGATTGCAACCGCGCTGAATAATATGGATGTGAGCAGTGAGTATGTCCTGAAACTGAGGCATGAGATTGAAGAGCAATGTGCCGAG gTATTTCCTACACCGGCTGATAGAGAGAAAGTGAAATCCTGTTTGTCCGAATTGGGTGAGATGAGCAACATCTTCAAGCAAACCTTGAATGCTGGCATGGAGCAACTTGTGGCAACTGTGACACCCCGAATCCGTCCAGTGTTAGATAGTGTTGGTACCATTAGTTATGAGCTGTCAGAGGCTGAATATGCAGATAATGAGGTGAATGACCCATGGGTCCAGAGGCTACTCCACGCTGTTGAGACCAATGCAACATGGCTTCAGCCAGTAATGACTGCCAATAACTACGATTCATTTGTTCATCTGATCATAGACTTCATTGCAAAAAGGCTTGAAGTGATCATGATGCAGAAGAGGTTCAGCCAGCTTGGAGGTCTTCAACTTGATAGAGATGCAAGGGCACTGGTACACCATTTCTCCAGCATGACACAGAGGACTGTCAGAGACAAGTTTGCTCGTCTTACCCAGATGGCAACCATCCTTAACTTAGAGAAGGTTTCCGAGATCCTAGATTTCTGGGGTGAAAACTCAGGTCCCATGACCTGGAGGCTAACTCCGGCAGAGGTGAGGAGAGTGTTAGGTCTGAGGATCGATTTTAAACCTGAAGCAATTGCAGCTCTCAAGTTGTAA